The following proteins come from a genomic window of Candidatus Binatia bacterium:
- a CDS encoding response regulator, whose product MKTARKRLLIVDDDRDALASLKLLLETSYDVCLSDSGVQALTEINGGFYPDAVLLDLMMPTMDGIEFAREMARVGVKAPILVISADPEAERKGREIGDVEVLRKPFTYEQLKTKLERVLQGRGTPRSGGGPGFLRGLFILVPSRLGGA is encoded by the coding sequence ATGAAGACTGCACGGAAGCGGCTCCTGATCGTGGACGATGACCGGGATGCCCTCGCCAGCCTCAAGCTGTTACTGGAAACGAGCTATGACGTCTGCCTCTCCGACAGCGGGGTCCAGGCGCTGACCGAAATCAACGGGGGCTTCTACCCCGACGCCGTGTTGCTGGATCTGATGATGCCCACGATGGACGGCATCGAGTTCGCCCGGGAGATGGCGCGCGTGGGCGTGAAGGCGCCCATTCTCGTGATCTCCGCCGACCCCGAGGCCGAGCGGAAGGGCCGCGAGATCGGGGACGTCGAGGTGCTGCGAAAGCCGTTCACGTACGAGCAGCTCAAGACGAAGCTCGAGCGCGTACTGCAGGGACGCGGGACCCCGCGGTCGGGGGGCGGGCCCGGATTCCTTCGGGGACTGTTCATCCTGGTGCCTTCGCGGCTCGGTGGCGCGTAA